The following are encoded together in the Pirellulales bacterium genome:
- the kdpF gene encoding K(+)-transporting ATPase subunit F, producing MDIEFLLGGIVTVLLTIYLLYALVRPEHF from the coding sequence ATGGACATCGAGTTTCTCTTAGGCGGCATCGTCACGGTGCTGTTGACCATCTATCTTCTTTACGCGCTCGTGCGCCCCGAACATTTTTAA